In Tubulanus polymorphus chromosome 2, tnTubPoly1.2, whole genome shotgun sequence, a single window of DNA contains:
- the LOC141899197 gene encoding monocarboxylate transporter 14-like translates to MDESSTVEPGPLESVALILAAGLDMLFLYGLCYNSGILIAEWMDYFGKGGGLTSWIGTAVVGVALCFSPVASMLVRRFGLRLVAVISSLTCGLSIAASSLAPNIYVILVFWVLAGACMAVHVTPVLSYIVTRFKSRRAIANGIVTAGTSIGTFIYPVIMNSLLNSFGWRGCVLILGGLSLNVVPISLVYKTWGSSSRGEKKLLNEPTNSTEINETELISSAQSLRQGELRKERINSMIPRNCGDKTLGNVVQTELFRNRFFVMMLIHTLLFYMAVSVTYIHIVAGFRAVMNLTVQQSRFTITALGICNLISRILISILVHQPSIDTYSIYVVCGLLTGIIAIAPVCSGFIQAIILCSALGFTLSGYGCLLQVVFVELLGEEFIQMAFSYSQFTGGIGYTIGAPIAGWLYDVTRDYSVSFYFGGGFAIAGMAILIPDWLIHLRRLCKGTHKQVELSLETKEWLQSHLSLT, encoded by the exons atGGATGAGTCGTccactgtggaaccgggtccactCGAATCTGTAGCACTGATACTGGCCGCTGGTTTAGATATGTTATTTCTATACGGATTATGTTATAATAGCGGAATTCTGATCGCTGAATGGATGGATTATTTCGGTAAAGGCGGAGGTTTAACGTCTTGGATTGGTACCGCTGTTGTTGGGGTCGCTTTATGTTTCT CTCCTGTAGCCAGTATGCTGGTGAGGAGGTTTGGTCTCCGACTTGTCGCTGTTATATCGAGTTTAACCTGTGGTTTGTCTATCGCTGCATCTTCATTGGCTCCCAACATCTACGTCATCCTGGTCTTCTGGGTTCTAGCCG GCGCGTGTATGGCTGTACACGTGACTCCTGTATTGTCGTATATAGTGACTCGGTTTAAGAGCAGACGCGCTATAGCTAACGGTATAGTAACAGCAGGAACCAGTATCGGTACGTTCATCTACCCGGTTATCATGAACTCACTATTAAACTCGTTCGGATGGCGCGGATGTGTCCTCATTTTAGGAGGTTTATCTTTAAACGTAGTTCCAATTTCACTCGTCTATAAAACTTGGGGCAGTTCGAGTCGCGGCGAGAAGAAACTTCTAAACGAACCGACCAATTCTACTGAGATTAATGAAACGGAATTGATTTCTAGTGCGCAATCTTTGCGACAGGGGGAGCTGCGGAAGGAACGGATAAACTCGATGATACCGCGTAACTGTGGTGATAAAACATTAGGAAATGTTGTACAAACGGAATTATTTCGGAACCGATTTTTTGTAATGATGTTAATTCATACTCTACTGTTTTATATGGCTGTATCAGTCACTTATATTCACATCGTTGCCGGATTTCGAGCTGTAATGAATCTCACCGTTCAACAATCCAGATTCACTATAACAGCTTTAGGTATTTGTAATTTAATCAGTCGAATTTTGATCTCAATTTTGGTTCATCAGCCGTCGATTGATACTTATAGTATTTATGTTGTATGTGGATTATTAACGGGTATAATTGCTATCGCTCCTGTTTGTTCCGGATTCATACAAGCGATCATTCTCTGTTCGGCTCTAGGATTCACTCTCTCGGGATACGGATGTTTGTTACAAGTTGTATTTGTAGAATTATTAGGTGAAGAGTTTATTCAGATGGCGTTCAGTTATTCGCAGTTTACTGGAGGTATTGGATACACGATCGGAGCCCCAATAGCCG GTTGGTTGTATGACGTCACACGGGATTATTCTGTATCGTTCTATTTCGGAGGGGGGTTCGCGATCGCCGGAATGGCTATACTGATTCCTGATTGGCTCATACATTTAAGACGGTTATGTAAGGGTACTCATAAACAGGTCGAGTTGTCATTAGAAACCAAAGAATGGTTACAGTCGCATTTATCTTTAACTTAG
- the LOC141900667 gene encoding calcium/calmodulin-dependent protein kinase kinase 1-like, which yields MDNIHQFTPLQVQGASLCLKLRTPNNVQLKPTTNHHRIMRAPRIGDIPKYGHVDSEHGETIHDTGHSPPKEMRPKITNGHMTATQNISPSSVVQTETAPPAGKTLTRNASSVTQDSGRFTEIQTPASHLNIPADTDISGAPLSSSPSLSSVINGCKQHINKIMYSHSEDRLSHRAGRTIQYDSPTASPRLRRQPTKESRSVSISDADGYTQLNQYKLKDEIGKGSYGIVKLAYNQEDDAHYAMKILSKKKLIKKTGFFRRPPTREGQTPITHPLDRVYREIAILKKLDHPNIVRLVEVLNDPEQDNLYMTFDLVEQGPVLEVPTESPLTEEQSWSYFRDMVLGIEYLHYQKIIHRDIKPSNLLLAEDGHIKVADFGVSNEFTGVDACLSNTVGTPAFMAPEALSELGEHYSGKALDIWAMGITLYCFVFGQVPFHDDHVLGLHKKIRTQSIVFPDKPVISRDLKELILKMLIKEPEKRITLPEIKIDSWVTKHDKHLMPTEEENCILITVTEEEVDNSVKLVPKLETLILVKSILKNKSFKYPYFQSNKENVSSKHLDFKKSGRSHSAPEALEPIQRKVSMEKTMPSLVEQ from the exons ATGGATAATATTCATCAATTCACACCTCTTCAAGTACAAG GAGCGAGTCTTTGTTTGAAATTACGAACACCGAATAACGTACAATTAAAACCAACTACAAATCATCATCGCATTATGAGAGCTCCTCGAATAGGAGATATACCGAA GTATGGTCACGTAGACAGTGAGCATGGTGAAACTATACACGACACGGGACACTCACCTCCTAAAGAAATGAGACCAAAAATAACAAACGGTCACATGACAGCGACTCAGAATATTTCACCGTCGTCAGTCGTTCAAACAGAGACAGCGCCACCTGCAGGGAAAACTCTTACTCGTAATGCGTCGAGTGTAACGCAGGATTCGGGACGTTTTACGGAAATTCAAACACCTGCGAGTCATTTAAATATTCCCGCTGACACCGATATCAGTGGCGCCCCCTTGAGTTCATCTCCCAGTTTATCCAGTGTTATTAACGGATGTAAACAACATATAAATAAAATCATGTATAGTCATTCGGAGGATCGTTTGAGTCATAGAGCAGGACGAACGATACAGTATGACTCCCCGACTGCCTCACCGAGACTCCGACGTCAACCGACTAAAGAGTCACGATCGGTTTCTATATCAGACGCTGATGGATATACACAACTTAATCAATATAAACTCAAAGATGAAATCGGCAAG GGATCTTATGGAATAGTGAAATTAGCGTATAATCAGGAGGATGACGCACATTAT gcaatgaaaattctatccaagaaaaaactgataaagaaaaCCGGTTTTTTCC gGCGACCTCCAACACGTGAAGGTCAAACTCCTATAACTCATCCATTAGACAGAGTTTATAGAGAAATAGCcatattaaagaaattagatCATCCTAACATAGTACGATTAGTGGAAGTTTTAAATGATCCTGAACAGGATAATTTATACATGA CATTTGATCTTGTAGAACAGGG ACCAGTTTTAGAGGTGCCTACAGAAAGTCCATTAACTGAGGAACAATCGTGGTCTTACTTCAGAGATATGGTGCTAGGAATTGAATATT taCATTATCAGAAGATAATTCATCGTGATATTAAACCATCTAATTTACTGCTAGCAGAAGATGGACATATAAAG GTGGCTGATTTCGGAGTCAGTAATGAATTCACAGGTGTTGATGCTTGTTTGAGTAATACAGTAGGAACCCCGGCGTTCATGGCTCCTGAAGCTCTCAGCGAATTAGGAGAACACTATAGTGGCAAG GCTTTAGATATTTGGGCAATGGGTATAACTTTATATTGTTTTGTATTTGGTCAG GTGCCTTTCCATGATGATCACGTTCTTGGTCTTCATAAAAAAATTCGAACTCAGTCAATTGTCTTTCCTGATAA gCCTGTGATATCTCGAGATCTCAAGGAATTAATTCTCAAAATGTTGATTAAAGAACCCGAGAAAAGGATTACTTTACCAGAAATAAAG ATTGACAGTTGGGTGACAAAACACGATAAACACTTGATGCCGACTGAAGAAGAGAATTGTATTCTAATTACTGTAACTGAAGAAGAAGTTGATAATTCTGTGAAACTCGTTCCTAAACTGGAAACTCTC attcttGTGAAAAGtatcctgaaaaataaatcgtttAAATATCCGTATTTTCAATCGAATAAAGAAAACGTGTCGAGTAAACATCTCGATTTCAAGAAATCCGGGCGTTCGCATTCAGCACCGGAGGCTTTAGAACCGATTCAGAG GAAAGTGTCGATGGAGAAAACTATGCCAAGTTTAGTGGAACAATGA
- the LOC141900688 gene encoding integrin beta-1-binding protein 1-like isoform X2, translated as MFKKNKSSKTILVTSGSRESLDSGGNQSHTSSNETLFGSREMLIEGRAGSLSRIIQFQLGYLGFINDITLNYNAQQDIEVQLIEKIEDCQLEGKIDIVLKDEQIINMIISKHGIKVTNPNTEEVYQRHPLQQVAQIIHYQDGLGKANLGLRISQVGKSGSSCYVFQCKSEDQARRICHSLNIIFDSIIHKGTSTT; from the exons AtgtttaagaaaaataaatcatcaaaaacgaTTCTTGTAACATCAGGCAGCAGAGAGTCGCTAGACTCTGGTGGAAATCAG TCTCATACGTCGAGTAATGAAACATTATTTGGAAGTCGTGAGATGTTGATTGAAGGTCGTGCGGGCTCGCTCAGTCGTATTATTCAGTTTCAACTCGGTTATCTCGGGTTTATCAATGATATCACTCTGAATTATAACGCTCAGCAAGACATTGAGGTTCAACTGATTGAGAAAATTGAAGATTGTCAG TTGGAAGGAAAAATAGACATAGTTTTAAAAGATGAACAAATAATCAACATGATCATCTCAAAACATGGAATAAAAGTGACAAATCCAAACACAGAG GAAGTTTATCAGAGACATCCGTTACAACAAGTAGCTCAAATAATCCACTATCAGGATGGATTAGGTAAAGCTAATCTAGGATTAAGGATTAGTCAAGTTGGTAAATCCGGGTCTAGTTGTTATGTATTCCAGTGTAAATCTGAG GATCAAGCTCGTAGAATTTGTCATAGTTTAAACATTATATTTGATTCTATTATCCATAAAGGAACGTCCACAACGTAA
- the LOC141900688 gene encoding integrin beta-1-binding protein 1-like isoform X3, translated as MSRNFVNCIYSRSRESLDSGGNQSHTSSNETLFGSREMLIEGRAGSLSRIIQFQLGYLGFINDITLNYNAQQDIEVQLIEKIEDCQLEGKIDIVLKDEQIINMIISKHGIKVTNPNTEEVYQRHPLQQVAQIIHYQDGLGKANLGLRISQVGKSGSSCYVFQCKSEDQARRICHSLNIIFDSIIHKGTSTT; from the exons ATGTCGAGGAATTTTGTGAACTGCATTTATTCAC GCAGCAGAGAGTCGCTAGACTCTGGTGGAAATCAG TCTCATACGTCGAGTAATGAAACATTATTTGGAAGTCGTGAGATGTTGATTGAAGGTCGTGCGGGCTCGCTCAGTCGTATTATTCAGTTTCAACTCGGTTATCTCGGGTTTATCAATGATATCACTCTGAATTATAACGCTCAGCAAGACATTGAGGTTCAACTGATTGAGAAAATTGAAGATTGTCAG TTGGAAGGAAAAATAGACATAGTTTTAAAAGATGAACAAATAATCAACATGATCATCTCAAAACATGGAATAAAAGTGACAAATCCAAACACAGAG GAAGTTTATCAGAGACATCCGTTACAACAAGTAGCTCAAATAATCCACTATCAGGATGGATTAGGTAAAGCTAATCTAGGATTAAGGATTAGTCAAGTTGGTAAATCCGGGTCTAGTTGTTATGTATTCCAGTGTAAATCTGAG GATCAAGCTCGTAGAATTTGTCATAGTTTAAACATTATATTTGATTCTATTATCCATAAAGGAACGTCCACAACGTAA
- the LOC141900678 gene encoding cerebral cavernous malformations protein 2 homolog, protein MDEDARKRKTNFVSPIKKGLFSGKNEKLEKQRPKSMEMSAAAAAAAAERRPLNDYVLAPPDYTINTQILMENYIEKEVKFLGVIPDIPSHLDSTMRTEILRIIDRGKKQEVIPWCVNSSHSAIFSLSAYNVKISRRHGDEELLLRVPIHDIAAICYIKDDATHLLGLKYGDPNSNKDMCNLVVLHCDSRTKAEELCSLIGQCFQLVYTDATMQFLDRQLADVHSGLSIGSITPQSDNSSNLPKQIDDLFDPQCHAFLTESIVDGSHLSSVSRSLRMPSRRISVGRSSETQSDLSQSATDLLHDYMKRLHTKLSADELRCFAMLLKAWHTDLPFNEFCQKVLELYGDDRKYLLTGMRPFIPESDYGFFEHFLEQNEVTSGPGYTSLSGEFSTRYRRTLSETSGYSLTDTDHPQHDDVMNMDEFDKIFKDITAQIETLEASVDTNTSYNSYLT, encoded by the exons ATGGATGAAGACGCGAGGAAAAGAAAAACg AATTTCGTGAGTCCGATCAAGAAAGGATTATTTTCGggtaaaaatgagaaattagaaaaacagcGTCCGAAATCGATGGAAATGTCagcggcggcagcagcagcagcagcggaaAGACGACCTTTAAACGATTACGTGTTAGCTCCACCTGATTATACCATCAATACACAGATACTCATGGAAAACTACATCGAAAAAGAAGTAAAG tttttagGGGTGATTCCTGATATTCCGTCTCATCTCGATTCAACAATGAGAACAGAAATACTCAGAATCATAGACAGAGGCAAG AAACAGGAAGTCATCCCGTGGTGTGTCAATTCGTCTCATTCAGCTATATTCAGTTTAAGCGCGTATAACGTAAAGATCTCTCGTCGTCATGGTGATGAGGAGTTATTGTTACGTGTTCCGATACACGATATCGCCGCCATCTGTTACATCAAAGACGACGCTACTCATTTACTCGGACTGAAATACG GGGATCCTAACTCAAACAAAGACATGTGTAATTTAGTGGTTTTACATTGCGATAGTCGG ACGAAAGCTGAAGAATTGTGTTCTCTGATTGGTCAATGTTTTCAGCTAGTATACACTGATGCAACAATGCAGTTTTTAGATCGACAGTTAGCCGATGTTCACAGCGGTTTATCTATCGGTTCTATTACTCCTCAAAGCG ataattcctCGAATTTACCCAAACAAATCGATGACCTATTCGACCCTCAGTGTCATGCGTT TTTAACCGAATCGATTGTTGACGGTAGTCATTTATCGAGTGTTTCAAGGTCGTTACGGATGCCTAGTCGTAGAATCAGCGTAGGACGCAGTAGCGAAACTCAGAGTGATTTAAGCCAATCAGCCACTGATCTCTTACACGATTATATGAAACGG TTACACACTAAACTAAGCGCCGATGAATTACGTTGTTTTGCGATGTTATTAAAAGCGTGGCACACTGATTTACCTTTCAACGAATTCTGTCAGAAAGTTTTAGAACTTTATGGGGACGACAGGAAATATTTATTAACGG GAATGCGTCCATTTATTCCTGAATCCGATTATGGattttttgaacattttctcgAGCAGAACGAAGTAACAAGCGGTCCCGGATATACATCATTATCGGGGGAATTCTCTACGAGATATAG GAGAACGTTGAGTGAAACGTCCGGTTACAGCCTCACAGACACAGATCACCCTCAACACGATGATGTCATGAATAtggatgaatttgataaaatatttaaagatATCACGGCACAAATAGAAACATTAGAGGCTAGTGTCGATACTAACACTagttataactcatatctcaCTTAA
- the LOC141900688 gene encoding integrin beta-1-binding protein 1-like isoform X1, with protein sequence MFKKNKSSKTILVTSGSRESLDSGGNQVRPTGGSHSHTSSNETLFGSREMLIEGRAGSLSRIIQFQLGYLGFINDITLNYNAQQDIEVQLIEKIEDCQLEGKIDIVLKDEQIINMIISKHGIKVTNPNTEEVYQRHPLQQVAQIIHYQDGLGKANLGLRISQVGKSGSSCYVFQCKSEDQARRICHSLNIIFDSIIHKGTSTT encoded by the exons AtgtttaagaaaaataaatcatcaaaaacgaTTCTTGTAACATCAGGCAGCAGAGAGTCGCTAGACTCTGGTGGAAATCAGGTACGACCGACAGGAGGGTCACAC TCTCATACGTCGAGTAATGAAACATTATTTGGAAGTCGTGAGATGTTGATTGAAGGTCGTGCGGGCTCGCTCAGTCGTATTATTCAGTTTCAACTCGGTTATCTCGGGTTTATCAATGATATCACTCTGAATTATAACGCTCAGCAAGACATTGAGGTTCAACTGATTGAGAAAATTGAAGATTGTCAG TTGGAAGGAAAAATAGACATAGTTTTAAAAGATGAACAAATAATCAACATGATCATCTCAAAACATGGAATAAAAGTGACAAATCCAAACACAGAG GAAGTTTATCAGAGACATCCGTTACAACAAGTAGCTCAAATAATCCACTATCAGGATGGATTAGGTAAAGCTAATCTAGGATTAAGGATTAGTCAAGTTGGTAAATCCGGGTCTAGTTGTTATGTATTCCAGTGTAAATCTGAG GATCAAGCTCGTAGAATTTGTCATAGTTTAAACATTATATTTGATTCTATTATCCATAAAGGAACGTCCACAACGTAA